Proteins encoded by one window of Aspergillus puulaauensis MK2 DNA, chromosome 4, nearly complete sequence:
- the SRC1 gene encoding putative sister chromatid separation protein (Src1) (COG:S;~EggNog:ENOG410PHGI;~InterPro:IPR018996,IPR025856,IPR041885;~PFAM:PF12949,PF09402;~TransMembrane:2 (o312-329i524-543o);~antiSMASH:Cluster_4.2) produces the protein MADEYDYLSSDFDLNSLTVPRLRSILVNHDVTYPASAKKAQLIRILEDEVLPQAKKLLRERERVRRTSEGITNMPSRETSVVSERAAPTPSTAGRRGRSKASTRASTVDTDDASVTATPSSRRTTTRSTGRRSRKPEPEPEPVDEYLATPVAPTLTPRASTVGKSRKSDIAYSPEPEPRLSEIKPEPSDRSVFTDDNPFQSGSSPASWDQRRSGGTSSERKRHSSARFSTGKSPSKNTPPRKSETPTHIKSEEDLDAADQSLQAYELNEFDSDAGEEFTPDEQLALERDQAELMYPPRPPRKRPQQGPVSRAFPWFIILSLFTSFGAWWRKEKIEIGFCGIGKPTWSLAETKVPEWASVLEPQCEPCPSHAFCYPNFEARCEHDFILTLHPLSLGGLIPFAPTCEPDSEKARRVKAVADKAVEALRDRRAKWECGELTEASQETAGPDITEGDLKEEVGRKRRKGMSDTEFDDLWKGALGDIIAKEEVVAKTDPSSSVVTLSSSSVARLPLACALRRNVRLSLLAYRLPLSVLIVFFAAAAYARSRVLARRSDLARVPELVATTLDRLATQAALHARGQAHESYIPIGQLRDDVLRSELRGNRREEIWKRVRNVVEDNANIRAAVREGRGGDVARVWEWVGGIGGVGRQIEGSSPSAETDKVHFSPIPATETRSPRGPDGPLARSPIEGVRKWDEGRPIY, from the exons ATGGCCGACGAGTACGATTATCTGTCTTCGGACTTCGACCTCAATTCCCTCACTGTGCCACGCCTGCGATCAATTCTCGTTAATCACGACGTCACATATCCGGCATCAGCCAAGAAGGCCCAGctcatccgcatcctcgagGATGAAGTCCTGCCGCAGGCGAAGAAACTTCTGCGGGAACGCGAGCGAGTACGAAGGACCAGCGAAGGCATCACAAACATGCCGAGCCGCGAAACATCAGTAGTCAGTGAGCGCGCTGCACCAACACCGTCTACTGCTGGGAGGAGAGGTCGGTCGAAAGCCAGCACGCGCGCATCGACGGTTGATACGGATGATGCGAGCGTCACCGCTACTCCGTCGTCGAGAAGGACTACTACTAGATCGACTGGGCGGCGCTCACGGAAGCCCGAGCCCGAGCCAGAACCAGTTGACGAATACCTTGCGACCCCTGTTGCTCCTACACTTACACCGCGCGCGTCTACCGTTGGTAAATCTCGCAAATCCGATATCGCCTATTCCCCCGAACCGGAACCTCGTTTGTCGGAGATAAAGCCTGAGCCCAGTGATCGAAGCGTCTTTACGGATGACAATCCGTTCCAGAGCGGAAGTTCACCGGCTTCATGGGATCagcgaagatctggaggGACGAGTTCAGAACGAAAGAGGCATAGCAGCGCGCGGTTTTCTACTGGGAAATCTCCTTCCAAGAATACACCTCCCCGGAAATCCGAAACCCCGACTCATATCAAGAGTGAGGAGGACTTGGATGCAGCAGATCAGTCGCTTCAGGCGTATGAATTGAATGAATTCGACAGCGACGCTGGTGAAGAGTTTACTCCCGATGAACAATTGGCATTGGAACGCGACCAAGCCGAGTTGATGTATCCCCCAAGACCTCCTCGCAAGCGCCCACAGCAGGGTCCAGTGAGCCGCGCGTTCCCTTGGTTTATTATTCTATCGCTTTTCACAAGTTTTGGTGCTTGGTGGCGTAAAGAGAAGATTGAAATTGGATTTTGTGGTATTGGAAAACCTACATGGTCGCTGGCTGAGACCAAGGTGCCCGAGTGGGCGAGTGTACTTGAACCGCAATGCGAACCGTGTCCGTCCCATGCATTTTGCTACCCGAACTTCGAGGCTCGATGCGAACACGATTTCATTCTAACACTCCATCCATTGTCGCTTGGAGGCCTTATTCCTTTTGCACCGACTTGCGAACCTGACAGTGAGAAGGCACGCCGCGTGAAAGCCGTCGCTGACAAGGCGGTGGAAGCGCTTCGTGATCGGAGAGCCAAATGGGAGTGTGGGGAGCTCACCGAGGCCAGTCAAGAAACCGCGGGACCTGACATTACAGAGGGTGACCTTAAGGAGGAAGTCGGCAGGAAACGACGGAAAGGGATGAGTGATACCGAATTCGATGACTTGTGGAAAGGAGCACTGGGCGATATCATTGCGAAAGAGGAAGTGGTTGCCAAAACAGACCC ATCATCGTCTGTCGTTACcctctcatcttcatccgtCGCCCGCCTCCCCCTCGCCTGCGCCTTACGCCGCAACGTCAGGCTCTCTCTCCTCGCGTATCGACTCCCTCTTTCAGTTTTAATAGTCTTctttgctgctgcagcctATGCACGTTCTCGAGTGCTTGCCCGCCGCTCTGACCTCGCTCGTGTACCCGAGTTGGTGGCTACGACACTTGACCGGCTCGCAACGCAAGCGGCTTTGCATGCCCGCGGTCAGGCTCATGAATCTTATATCCCAATTGGTCAACTCCGCGACGACGTGCTCCGCTCAGAATTGAGAGGCAATCGTCGTGAGGAGATCTGGAAGCGCGTTCGCAATGTAGTTGAGGACAACGCCAACATTCGGGCCGCCGTCCGCGAAGGCCGTGGTGGAGATGTTGCGCGCGTCTGGGAATGGGTTGGAGGCATTGGCGGTGTTGGAAGGCAGATTGAGGGGAGCAGCCCATCTGCGGAGACGGACAAAGTACACTTCTCTCCAATACCTGCCACGGAAACCCGCTCCCCTCGTGGACCAGATGGACCCCTAGCGAGGAGCCCGATAGAAGGGGTGCGCAAGTGGGATGAGGGCAGGCCCATATACTAA
- a CDS encoding Zn(II)2Cys6 transcription factor domain-containing protein (COG:K;~EggNog:ENOG410Q253;~InterPro:IPR036864,IPR001138;~PFAM:PF00172;~antiSMASH:Cluster_4.2;~go_function: GO:0000981 - DNA-binding transcription factor activity, RNA polymerase II-specific [Evidence IEA];~go_function: GO:0008270 - zinc ion binding [Evidence IEA];~go_process: GO:0006355 - regulation of transcription, DNA-templated [Evidence IEA]) gives MADHPLRYPPIAPKGPDTEPPAPSRSPHEIRTKRASTACGECKQRRTKCTVDDSGPPCAECALHNRECVIDELADKRRKVAAKETEENLKKSQRDLAKSRKDHEITQGELEYYRSYVRYLLDAIRFGQLEDVNSLIAVIRRGATEREIGNFLSQFAHIVPQFSLDTPRGSDSTNGEDGTPVVDGPTKA, from the exons ATGGCCGATCATCCATTGAGATATCCTCCCATTGCGCCAAAGGGGCCTGACACCGAACCCCCAGCACCAAGTCGCTCTCCCCACGAAATTCGAACAAAGCGAGCCTCTACCGCTTGTGGTGAATGTAAGCAGCGTCGAACAAAG TGCACCGTCGATGATTCGGGTCCTCCATGTGCTGAGTGCGCACTCCATAACCGGGAATGCGTCATTGATGAGCTAGCCGACAAACGACGGAAGGTCGCAGCCAAAGAGACGGAAGAAAACCTTAAAAAATCGCAGAGAGACCTCGCGAAGTCACGAAAAGATCATGAGATCACTCAGGGGGAATTGGAGTATTACCGTTCATACGTCCGCTACTTGCTCGATGCGATTCGATTTGGCCAACTTGAGGATGTTAATAGCCTCATCGCCGTTATTCGGAGGGGCGCAACAGAAAGGGAAATCGGAAACTTTCTATCGCAGTTTGCGCACATCGTCCCTCAATTCAGCCTGGACACACCTAGGGGCTCTGACTCTACGAATGGCGAGGACGGTACGCCGGTTGTGGATGGGCCCACAAAGGCGTGA
- a CDS encoding Zn(II)2Cys6 transcription factor (COG:S;~EggNog:ENOG410PKBS;~InterPro:IPR036864,IPR007219,IPR001138;~PFAM:PF00172,PF04082;~TransMembrane:1 (o580-597i);~antiSMASH:Cluster_4.2;~go_function: GO:0000981 - DNA-binding transcription factor activity, RNA polymerase II-specific [Evidence IEA];~go_function: GO:0003677 - DNA binding [Evidence IEA];~go_function: GO:0008270 - zinc ion binding [Evidence IEA];~go_process: GO:0006351 - transcription, DNA-templated [Evidence IEA];~go_process: GO:0006355 - regulation of transcription, DNA-templated [Evidence IEA]) yields MSSTLVAQTGVQLSSAPDSDNEPVLAGRKRKTSEETLANKANAPRQKITRACDSCKEKKTRCTGTLPCGRCTRLSLACEYNAAYSRGLPPQPPPAPPSVAARYSRNRSASHVSISQSPVSRRSPPARGSSGATRTPRSQISQTSVEISPRRNSPDPVATDFEGNYLGPASGVSFLNRVWRRLHQDETSAIPEELQSEWCPNKNTSVFMFGDKPYTDYRNAGFILPAFDKALELVGRYFDYAMVTYRFLHRGSVEEWLRQVYSHDISSSNLPTGPLVARTSIILMIFAVSTLHEEQTQGDQAESSSESERWYAASKQMLTMELGPPRLETVQARLGQCLYLLSSSRANECWYTFGTAVQLVTAIGLHRRCAPKLSKKGISYLERELRKRILWSAYTLDKYLNVIFGRPRLLHDVDIDQELPDEVNDEDILQDDPALRLGTADSMMIASVLHFRLGRILGEISREFYTVNPIFRQSPLEAAVRITSELEKWKETTPPLFNSVRPTSLIPPLCRQSQVLQLAYCHAMIHATRSFLLNDFTDLSRRPAAPHPTVTAHVSKCLEAAEHVMNLVDSIAKQGTLIQSFWFTHHVCFCAIVVVYIHTIQQHRLSSTLEPAEMDKNRVRSLFSLAEQCQQHLAEATRKNCPSRRYGIILEETRLEVHKQLGCQFSDGTLGNVPETSRDATAQDRESVVDQRLVDPADANNAVPFNSNSFGYDGNFQPSTFVDEPFDMGDVGFLDNLDGSLWWTQLDTWAFSNLPNDPSQFSF; encoded by the exons ATGTCTAGCACCCTTGTCGCGCAGACAGGCGTTCAGCTCTCGTCTGCGCCTGACAGCGATAACGAACCAGTTCTCGCagggcggaagaggaagaccTCTGAAGAAACGCTGGCGAATAAAGCCAATGCGCCGCGCCAGAAGATCACAAGAGCTTGCGATAGCTgcaaggaaaagaaaacccGCTGCACCGGAACTCTGCCATGCGGGAGATGTACAAGGCTGTCGCTCGCCTGCGAGTATAACGCCGCATATTCTCGAGGTTTGCCTCCACAGCCGCCCCCGGCGCCTCCATCGGTCGCGGCTAGATATTCGAGAAACCGCTCGGCCTCCCATGTCTCAATTTCACAGAGTCCTGTTTCCCGGAGATCGCCTCCCGCGAGGGGATCATCTGGAGCCACAAGAACCCCACGCTCGCAAATCTCACAAACATCCGTGGAGATATCACCGCGGCGCAATTCTCCTGATCCGGTAGCTACTGACTTCGAGGGAAACTATCTCGGTCCAGCATCGGGTGTTTCGTTTTTGAACCGTGTCTGGCGGCGTCTGCACCAGGATGAGACAAGCGCTATTCCGGAAGAGTTGCAGAGCGAATGGTGCCCTAATAAAAACACTTCGGTGTTTATGTTCGGTGATAAACCATATACAGACTATCGCAATGCTGGCTTCATTCTTCCTGCATTTGATAAAGCTCTAGAGTTGGTGGGCAGGTACTTTGATTATGCGATGGTCACGTATCGCTTCCTTCATCGAGGAAGCGTCGAAGAATGGCTTAGACAGGTTTACAGCCATGATATATCCTCGTCGAACTTGCCTACAGGGCCTTTGGTTGCTCGAACTTCCATAATTCTCATGATTTTTGCTGTAAGTACCTTGCATGAAGAGCAAACTCAGGGGGATCAGGCAGAGTCTTCGAGTGAAAG TGAGAGGTGGTATGCCGCATCGAAACAGATGCTCACAATGGAACTCGGCCCTCCGCGTCTCGAGACTGTTCAAGCACGACTGGGTCAGTGTCTTtaccttctttcttcttcaagggCCAACGAATGCTGGTATACATTTGGCACTGCCGTACAACTAGTCACGGCTATTGGCTTGCATCGACGGTGTGCACCTAAGCTGTCCAAGAAGGGAATCTCGTATCTAGAGAGAGAGCTCCGCAAGCGAATCTTGTGGAGCGCCTATACACTAGACAAATATCTCAATGTTATCTTTGGGCGGCCTCGGTTATTACACGATGTAGATATTGATCAGGAACTTCCCGATGAGGTGAACGATGAGGATATCTTACAGGATGACCCGGCTCTGCGTTTAGGCACGGCAGATTCGATGATGATCGCATCTGTCCTACACTTTAG ACTCGGACGCATACTGGGCGAGATCTCGCGCGAGTTTTACACAGTTAATCCTATTTTCCGCCAGTCACCTCTCGAAGCCGCTGTACGGATTACATCGGAACTTGAAAAATGGAAAGAAACCACGCCGCCATTGTTTAACAGTGTCCGCCCAACGAGTCTCATCCCACCCCTGTGTAGGCAAAGCCAAGTCCTTCAACTCGCTTACTGCCATGCTATGATCCATGCAACTAGGTCTTTCCTGTTGAACGATTTCACCGATCTAAGCCGTCGGCCAGCAGCTCCACATCCGACGGTGACGGCCCATGTAAGTAAGTGTCTCGAGGCCGCCGAGCATGTCATGAACCTGGTGGACAGCATAGCAAAGCAAGGCACCCTAATCCAGTCGTTTTGGTTCACCCACCACGTGTGTTTCTGTGCAATCGTGGTGGTCTATATCCACACAATCCAGCAGCACCGACTGTCGTCAACTTTAGAACCTGCCGAGATGGACAAGAACCGCGTTCGGTCTCTTTTCAGTCTTGCAGAGCAATGCCAACAACATTTGGCGGAAGCCACGCGGAAGAATTGCCCTAGCCGCCGGTACGGCATCATCCTTGAGGAAACGAGATTAGAGGTGCACAAGCAACTTGGCTGCCAGTTCAGCGATGGTACCCTTGGGAATGTCCCTGAGACTTCTCGCGATGCTACAGCACAGGATCGAGAGTCGGTTGTCGACCAGAGGCTCGTAGATCCGGCTGATGCAAACAATGCTGTTCCCTTCAATTCAAACTCGTTCGGGTATGACGGGAACTTCCAGCCATCGACTTTCGTAGATGAGCCGTTCGATATGGGTGACGTTGGGTTCCTGGATAACCTTGACGGGTCGCTTTGGTGGACCCAGTTGGACACTTGG GCTTTCTCTAATCTACCTAATGATCCGTCCCAGTTTTCTTTTTGA
- a CDS encoding putative NRPS-like enzyme (COG:Q;~EggNog:ENOG410PIAK;~InterPro:IPR000873,IPR009081,IPR006162,IPR036736, IPR036291,IPR020806,IPR013120,IPR042099,IPR020845;~PFAM:PF00501,PF00550,PF01370,PF07993;~SMCOG1002:AMP-dependent synthetase and ligase;~antiSMASH:Cluster_4.2;~go_function: GO:0031177 - phosphopantetheine binding [Evidence IEA]), producing MLSTLLPHAPTTHIDKLPHDKEELPAPQSEPLTVDALVRHRASLGSSQPAVYYPRTGIEYSKFPLHQLDVYAFRVAKILAEVIPPRKTSSETPTVVGLLGPSDLNYLVLLLALTKLGHTGLFLSTRISVEAHVSLVERTNAQHIFVHSSLRDTASKVQGRVPNLQIHDIPSERNYDYPVPDDPIDTNLLLHLDPEVEKTHVAWIIHSSGSTGLPKPIFQTHRAAIKNYAGNMNMRGFITLPLYHSHGICCTFRTIYSCKTLHLYNPDLPLTSQYLVKIMQSHDLEIFYGVPYALKLLAESKEGIAALANLKAVMFGGSSCPDSLGNLLVENGVYLISHYGSTETGQLMTSLRPQEDKRWDWLRPSETVKKFLRMEERFPGVYESVVLDGWPSKVMTNRPDGAYATKDLFLKHPEMEAYKYYSRLDDTITLVNGEKVIPLDLEGRVRQLSVVADALVFGVAKSSIGLAVIRGPDAASMTDDQVIDAIWPAVEEAHKSLPAYGQLSKSMVRVLPANTPYARTDKGTVIRQAFYRDFSDLIEACYEAEDAMTGTLLLSDEELKAFLRKELPDIVPTRDPGDFTDDADFFSLGMDSLQATQLRSLLVKSIDTKGHKLGLNVAFEHPSIRSLAGYLHSLSSGTSQAEVSIEEQIEALISKYGDFDKHVPRPNGLSGRYIVVTGATGSLGAHVVAKLTALPDVQKVYCFVRAGSPIDAYGRLLSSLRARRVYDTLSTSAKKKLVALPSDLSEPELGLESSTYNTLTSELTDVIHCAWSVNFNIHLSSFEKDNIAGLKNLANLCLKAQRPAPATLNFCSSISAVARTAEPSVPEALPSKLEYVQPMGYAQSKLVAEHLCIKAAQQTGIQSRVLRIGQVIGDTAHGIWNTTEAIPLMIQAATTIGALPKLDEYHRWLPVNAVAGIIADISLSADTFKYDAGATETQPIFNIINSNPFHWTRELLPYLHASGLEFEEIEQRAWIKRLRESDPDPIANPPIKLVDFFASKYDNDVPKRAIGWVTEKTARASGTFVAEAKKLDLEMVEKMIKYFKGPEGWGK from the exons ATGTTGTCTACACTTCTCCCCCACGCACCAACAACCCACATCGACAAACTCCCGCACGACAAAGAGGAATTACCAGCACCACAGTCTGAGCCTCTGACAGTCGATGCACTCGTGCGTCACCGCGCATCGCTAGGCTCATCACAGCCTGCCGTTTACTACCCACGCACTGGTATCGAATATTCGAAATTCCCACTACACCAACTCGATGTCTACGCCTTTCGCGTTGCGAAGATACTAGCAGAGGTGATTCCACCTCGGAAGACCTCTTCTGAGACGCCTACAGTTGTCGGACTGTTAGGACCTTCCGACCTGAATTATCTCGTTTTACTTCTTGCCTTGACCAAGCTTGGTCATACCGGCTTGTTCCTCTCCACCAGGATATCTGTCGAGGCACATGTGTCTTTGGTTGAAAGGACCAACGCACAGCATATCTTTGTGCACAGTTCTCTGAGAGATACGGCAAGCAAAGTCCAGGGGCGAGTTCCTAATCTCCAAATCCACGACATACCGAGCGAAAGAAACTACGATTATCCAGTTCCAGATGATCCCATCGACACAAACCTACTCCTTCATCTTGACCCCGAGGTTGAGAAAACACATGTAGCATGGATTATCCACTCAAGCGGATCAACGGGACTTCCTAAGCCTATTTTTCAGACACACCGAGCAGCCATAAAAAACTATGCCGGGAATATGAACATGCGGGGTTTCATCACCCTGCCCTTATACCACAGCCATGGCATCTGTTGTACGTTTCGGACGATTTATTCGTGCAAGACTCTTCACCTGTACAACCCTGATCTACCTCTTACCAGCCAATACTTGGTCAAAATTATGCAGTCACACGATTTAGAGATTTTCTATGGTGTCCCTTATGCACTCAAGTTGCTTGCCGAATCAAAGGAAGGAATTGCGGCACTTGCGAATCTCAAGGCCGTTATGTTCGGCGGATCGTCTTGTCCAGACTCGCTAGGGAATTTATTAGTCGAAAATGGGGTTTACCTCATCAGTCATTACGGATC GACTGAAACGGGCCAATTGATGACATCTTTGCGGCCTCAAGAGGATAAAAGATGGGATTGGCTGCGGCCATCCGAAACTGTCAAGAAGTTCCTCAGAATGGAAGAGCGGTTTCCGGGAGTTTATGAGTCTGTTGTCCTTGATGGCTGGCCATCAAAGGTCATGACAAACCGACCAGATGGTGCTTACGCCACCAAAGACTTGTTCTTGAAACACCCCGAGATGGAAGCCTACAAGTACTACTCACGACTAGACGACACGATTACTCTTGTCAATGGCGAGAAAGTAATCCCGCTTGACTTGGAGGGACGAGTCAGACAACTCAGCGTTGTTGCAGACGCTCTCGTTTTCGGTGTAGCCAAATCGAGCATTGGATTGGCAGTTATCCGTGGCCCAGACGCAGCGTCAATGACTGACGACCAGGTCATTGATGCCATCTGGCCTGCTGTCGAAGAAGCGCACAAGTCATTGCCAGCATATGGCCAGTTATCCAAAAGCATGGTCCGAGTCCTCCCCGCCAATACCCCCTATGCTCGCACCGACAAGGGTACCGTCATCCGCCAGGCTTTCTACCGCGATTTCAGCGACTTGATTGAGGCATGTTACGAAGCTGAAGATGCGATGACGGGGACTCTCCTCCTATCCGATGAGGAACTGAAGGCGTTCCTTCGAAAGGAGCTTCCCGACATTGTACCAACCAGAGACCCAGGTGATTTCACTGATGATGCTgatttcttctccctcggAATGGATTCCTTACAAGCGACTCAGTTGCGATCATTGCTTGTTAAGTCAATCGATACAAAGGGTCATAAGTTAGGGCTAAATGTTGCATTTGAGCATCCGTCGATTAGGTCTCTGGCTGGTTATTTACATTCGCTCAGCTCGGGTACGTCACAGGCTGAGGTATCCATTGAGGAGCAGATTGAGGCTTTGATTTCAAAGTATGGCGATTTTGACAAACATGTCCCCCGCCCGAATGGGCTAAGCGGGAGATACATT GTTGTTACTGGAGCTACAGGATCCCTAGGCGCTCATGTTGTCGCCAAATTAACAGCTCTTCCTGACGTTCAGAAAGTTTACTGCTTTGTCCGTGCAGGCTCTCCGATTGATGCCTACGGCCGCCTGCTTAGTTCATTGCGCGCCAGGAGGGTTTATGATACACTGTCTACCTCAGCTaagaagaagctggttgCTCTCCCATCAGATCTTTCAGAGCCAGAGTTGGGACTTGAATCCAGTACATATAACACCTTAACATCAGAACTTACGGATGTCATCCACTGCGCCTGGTCtgtcaacttcaacatcCATCTAAGCAGTTTCGAAAAAGACAACATCGCCGGTCTGAAGAACCTCGCAAACCTATGTCTCAAAGCCCAAAGGCCAGCACCGGCTACATTAAATTTCTGCTCATCCATCAGCGCCGTCGCACGAACCGCCGAACCCTCAGTCCCCGAAGCCCTCCCTTCGAAACTCGAATACGTTCAACCCATGGGCTACGCCCAGTCTAAACTCGTCGCCGAACACCTCTGCATCAAAGCCGCGCAGCAAACGGGGATCCAATCCCGTGTCCTCCGAATCGGTCAGGTCATCGGCGACACAGCCCACGGCATCTGGAACACAACCGAAGCCATCCCGCTCATGATCCAGGCTGCCACTACCATCGGGGCTCTCCCGAAACTGGACGAATACCACCGCTGGCTTCCTGTGAATGCCGTCGCGGGGATTATCGCAGATATCTCGCTTTCTGCAGATACTTTCAAATATGATGCAGGTGCCACGGAGACCCAGCCAATTTTCAACATCATTAACTCCAACCCCTTCCATTGGACGAGGGAACTCCTTCCCTACCTCCACGCCTCCGGTTTAGAGTTCGAGGAAATTGAGCAGCGCGCCTGGATAAAGCGGTTGAGGGAATCGGACCCAGACCCTATTGCTAACCCGCCCATTAAATTGGTTGATTTCTTTGCGTCAAAGTATGATAATGATGTCCCCAAGCGGGCCATCGGCTGGGTGACTGAGAAGACGGCCAGAGCTTCCGGAACGTTTGTTGCTGAGGCGAAGAAATTGgatctggagatggtggaaaAGATGATCAAGTATTTCAAGGGCCCTGAGGGATGGGGGAAATAA